The Arachis hypogaea cultivar Tifrunner chromosome 14, arahy.Tifrunner.gnm2.J5K5, whole genome shotgun sequence genome has a segment encoding these proteins:
- the LOC112744578 gene encoding uncharacterized protein isoform X2, with product MQRSGPSSGLRCSALELILKHSKSTLGRKLWSLRRKKKSAEISRCSWPKIESTGSTAQILDLKKKQENQVQLLKQKEKSEETAKKLGGRIYSQAHKTFRGCLSSSRTQTWGGCFGLAYEKKSGSRNSPRPRISS from the exons ATGCAAAGAAGTGGGCCTTCCTCCGG TCTAAGATGTAGCGCATTGGAATTGATACTGAAGCACTCAAAGAGCACTTTGGGAAGAAAATTATGGAGCTTGAGGAGGAAAAAGAAAAGTGCAG AAATCTCAAGATGTTCATGGCCAAAAATTGAAAGCACTGGAAGCACAGCACAG ATTTTAGACCTCAAGAAGAAACAAGAAAACCAGGTGCAACTACTAAAGCAAAAGGAGAAGAGCGAAGAAACTGCAAAAAAACT AGGAGGTAGAATATATTCGCAAGCTCATAAAACTTTTCGAGGTTGCCTATCGTCTTCGAG AACTCAAACCTGGGGAGGCTGTTTTGGATTGGCCTACGAGAAAAAAAGTGGCTCTAGGAACAGCCCGAGGCCTAGAATATCTTCATGA
- the LOC112744578 gene encoding uncharacterized protein isoform X1, with protein MATWKVAPVLAAGCAAILKPSELASVLRCSALELILKHSKSTLGRKLWSLRRKKKSAEISRCSWPKIESTGSTAQILDLKKKQENQVQLLKQKEKSEETAKKLGGRIYSQAHKTFRGCLSSSRTQTWGGCFGLAYEKKSGSRNSPRPRISS; from the exons ATGGCTACATGGAAGGTTGCCCCTGTTCTGGCAGCTGGTTGTGCTGCGATATTGAAGCCTTCCGAATTGGCATCTGT TCTAAGATGTAGCGCATTGGAATTGATACTGAAGCACTCAAAGAGCACTTTGGGAAGAAAATTATGGAGCTTGAGGAGGAAAAAGAAAAGTGCAG AAATCTCAAGATGTTCATGGCCAAAAATTGAAAGCACTGGAAGCACAGCACAG ATTTTAGACCTCAAGAAGAAACAAGAAAACCAGGTGCAACTACTAAAGCAAAAGGAGAAGAGCGAAGAAACTGCAAAAAAACT AGGAGGTAGAATATATTCGCAAGCTCATAAAACTTTTCGAGGTTGCCTATCGTCTTCGAG AACTCAAACCTGGGGAGGCTGTTTTGGATTGGCCTACGAGAAAAAAAGTGGCTCTAGGAACAGCCCGAGGCCTAGAATATCTTCATGA
- the LOC112740688 gene encoding isoflavone 7-O-methyltransferase, with product MTSNNGRSASESFKAQALVYRHMFSILDSMCLKWIIDSRIPNIIHDHGKPITLLELVSVLKIPSTKVERIHVFMCYMAYIGYFDITKVRIHGDNDGSNQEEEKEAFALTAASELLIKGTENPCIAPLVEFVMDPLISDSFNYLSKWFSDENRRLYEIISGTPWWEFLDKNPRLLGLFNDAMASDSQMIKLALKDHNIAFEGVETIVDVGGGTGTTAQIFSEKFPELKYIVFDLPQVVKNLKGCNNLSFVGGDMFESIPKADAILLKSVLHNWSDDNCIQILKNCKDAVKILRKDKKGKIIILETVINEEQDEPEITRLKFLMNINMQIIHGKERREEEWKNIFHEAGLYDYKIFSFTGYLSLIEIYP from the exons ATGACTTCAAACAATGGGCGCAGCGCAAGTGAGAGCTTCAAAGCTCAAGCACTTGTTTATAGGCACATGTTTAGCATCCTAGACTCTATGTGTCTCAAGTGGATCATTGACTCTCGCATACCAAACATAATCCACGACCATGGAAAACCTATTACTCTTTTAGAATTGGTCTCCGTTCTCAAAATTCCATCAACTAAAGTTGAACGCATTCATGTTTTCATGTGCTACATGGCGTATATTGGATACTTTGATATA ACAAAGGTTAGAATCCATGGCGACAATGATGGCAgtaatcaagaagaagaaaaggaagcattTGCTCTCACAGCAGCATCAGAACTCTTGATCAAAGGCACTGAAAACCCTTGTATAGCTCCATTGGTTGAGTTCGTTATGGATCCACTTATTTCAGATTCCTTCAATTATCTGAGCAAGTGGTTTTCCGACGAAAATCGCCGTCTATACGAAATCATCTCGGGGACACCTTGGTGGGAGTTTCTTGATAAGAATCCAAGACTCTTGGGTTTGTTCAATGATGCTATGGCCAGTGATTCTCAGATGATAAAGCTGGCACTAAAGGATCATAACATTGCCTTTGAGGGGGTGGAAACAATCGTGGATGTTGGTGGTGGAACTGGAACCACTGCTCAAATTTTCAGTGAGAAATTTCCGGAACTCAAATACATAGTATTTGATCTTCCACAGGTTGTGAAAAATCTGAAGGGATGCAACAATTTGAGCTTTGTCGGTGGAGACATGTTTGAATCCATTCCTAAGGCTGATGCAATTCTACTTAAG TCAGTCTTACATAATTGGAGTGACGACAATTGCATACAAATATTGAAAAATTGTAAAGATGCTGTTAAGATTTTAAGGAAGGATAAAAAaggtaaaataataattttagagacCGTGATAAACGAAGAACAagatgaacctgaaattactcgaCTCAAATTTCTTATGAACATAAATATGCAAATTATTCacggaaaagagagaagagaagaagaatggaAAAATATCTTTCATGAAGCCGGCCTCTATGATTATAAGATATTTTCATTTACTGGATATTTATCACTTATAGAGATCTATCCTTAA